The following is a genomic window from Pedobacter sp. KBS0701.
GAAATAGAGCCTTCGTTTTCGATAGCGTTTGCGGCATTTTTTAAAAGATTTTCAATCACCCAATCAAACAATGGCACGTTTAACATTGCCCTTACCTGTTCATCGCCGGTAATGCTAAATTTAACCTTGTCTGAAGTACGCACTTTAAAATAACGGATAAAATCGCTCACTACAATGTAAACCGTATGGTCTTCAAGTATAGGTTTTGAACCGATTTTCGAGAAACGGTCGGTAATAATTTCCAATCGTTTAATATCGTTTTCCATTTCGGCAATCAACGGATCATCTTCTGCATCAAATTTAGATTTCATCAGTTCTGTCCAGGCCATGAGCGATGATATCGGCGTACCCAGCTGGTGTGCCGTTTCTTTGGCTAAACCGACCCAAACATGATCTTGTTCATCTTTCCGTGCAGAACTGAATGCCGCATAAGCTGTTAAAAGGAAAAGGAAAATAACCCCCATTTGAATGTAGGGGAAATACCTCAACTGCGTTAAAATGAAAGAATCGCGGTAGTATGCCTTAAATTTTCTGCCAAATATATTCATTTCATCAGGCGGATGCTGGGCTTTCATCTGCCTCAACTGCCGTACAAAATATAAACTATCGTAAGTGAGTTTAGTATCTGCAACGGGATAATTGGTTTTAGTACTGTCTAAACCAAAAAAGGAAGTAATCATTCCGGCAGAATCAATCATGATTACAGGCGTTTTCGTGTTTTTTCTTACGGTTTCTACCACATCACGGTAATCATCATTGTCATAAAGAAACATGGCCCGTTCCTGAATCCGCACCCAAAGGTGAAACTGGTCGGCTTCCTCTCGTTCCATTTTTTTTACAAAAGAATCGGTGTAAAATACTGAGGCAATGCCAATTAAGATGGCAAAAATGAGAAGGAAAAACTTCCATCGGCGTTTCTTTTGATAAGGATTCATGCTTTAGTTAGCCAAATTACAATAACAAAACGAAAAAAACATAAAACCATTATGCTTTTTCAAAACCGTGCAACAATCATTTAGAATGCACAACAGTTTCATCACAGATGAAAACACGATAAAATGGATGAAAAATATATCTTTGTAGCGTCTTGCGCTTTGCGTATGGGGATAGGCGTTTTATGCGCTTTACGCCTCGCGCCAACCGCTCAACAATTCAACCATGGATAAAAAAGTTAGAGTAAGATTTGCCCCAAGCCCAACCGGAGGTTTGCATTTAGGTGGTGTGCGCACGGCCTTGTTCAATTATTTGTTTGCCAAAAAAAATAATGGAACTTTTGTACTTCGAATAGAAGATACTGATCAAAACCGCTTTGTAGAAGGCGCAGAACAATATATTGTAAACTGTTTAGATTGGTGCGGCATTACACCAGATGAAAGCCCTAACAACCCGGGGTCTTACGGGCCATACCGCCAAAGCGAACGCAAACCCAGCTACCGCAAATTTGCCGAACAGTTAATTAGCGATGGTTATGCTTATTATGCTTTCGATACCCCGGAAGATTTAGATGCCAAACGTAAGGAAATTCCAAATTTCCAATACGGGCAGGCCACGCGTATGCAAATGCGTAATTCTTTAACCCTTACCATTAATGAGGTTGAAGAGTTATTGGCAGCTAAAACACCATACGTGATCCGCATTAAGGTACCAACCGATGAAATTGTGCATTTTAATGATTTAATTCGTGGTGACGTAAGTTTCGAAACCTCTCTGGTCGATGATAAAGTGTTGTTAAAAGCCGACGGAATGCCAACCTACCATTTGGCCGTTGTAGTTGACGATAAGGCGATGGAAATTAGTCATGCTTTTAGGGGGGAAGAATGGTTGCCTTCAGCACCGGTGCATATTTTACTTTGGAAATATTTAGGTTGGGAAGCAGAAATGCCTGCATGGGCACATTTGCCTTTAATCTTAAAGCCGGACGGACATGGAAAGTTAAGTAAACGCGATGGCGACCGCTTAGGTTTCCCGGTTTATGCCATGAACTGGACCGACCCTAAAACAGGCGATGTAACCAGGGGATTTAAAGAAATGGGTTTTATACCCGAAGCTTTTATCAATATGCTGGCCCTTTTAGGCTGGAATGATGGTACTGACCAGGAGTTATTCTCCTTAAAAGAGCTGGAAGAAAAATTCTCGATAGAAAGAATTAGTAAAGCAGGAGCTAAATTCGATTTCGAAAAAGCGAAGTGGTATAACCATGAGTGGATCAAAGCAGAGCGTGCCGGGCGTCTGGCACCCAGCGTTAAAACTGAGCTTGAAAAAGCTGGTATTGAAGTTAATGATGATACTTTTTTAAATACCGTTATTGATCTAATTAAAGATCGTTGCAATTTGATGTCCGATTTTGTAGCACAGAGTAGTTACTTTTTTACCTCACCTGCAGAATATGATGTAAATTCGGTAAAGCCAAAGTGGACAGCTGAAAAAGCTGATTTCTTTAATGGTTTTGCTGATGGTTTAATATTAAGCGATGCCGTTTCTGCTGAAGCAGCATTTAAAGCCCTTGCCGAAGAAAAAGGCTTTAAACCAGGCGAATTGATGTTGCCTTTCCGCATTATGCTGGTAGGCGGTAAATTTGGTCCGGGCGTTTTTGATATTGCTGTATTATTGGGTGCAGAAGAAACTAAAGCAAGGATAACAAAAGCAATTACTGTTTTTAATAGCTAGTATAATTTTTCAGGAATACATGCATATAATGAAAGAAGCCAGGTTTAAAACCTGGCTTCTTTTTTTGCCAAAAATGCGAATGGATAAATCAATAAAAATAATTTATACTTTAGCCTAACAATTATCCCATAATTGAGGTTATCCATTAAACTAAAAGGTAAATTATGCAATGGTTCGGTAAAGGCAGTAATAATGTAGAAGATGGCAGAAGTGGCGGAGGAGGAAAAACCATCCTCGGCGGCGGAGTAGGTATAATAATCGTGGTACTCGGCCTGATTTTTGGGAAAGATTTAACAGGCTTGGTTGGTCAGATTCCGGCTGCAACAGGCACTGAAGAAGTTAAACAGGGTGTACCGGCAAACGATCCGCAAGCACAGTTTGTAGCAGGTGTGTTAGAATCAACCGAGCAGGTATGGGATAAAGAATTTCAGACGATGGGCAAGCAGTATGAATATCCTAAACTTAGATTATTTAGAGATGCGGTGCAAACCGCCTGCGGTAATGCAGGAGCCAATGTAGGCCCCTTTTACTGTCCTGGAGACCATAAAGTATACATCGATTTATCATTTTATGATGATTTAAAAAACCGTTTTGGTGCAGCAGGCGATTTTGCCCAGGCGTATGTAATTGCACATGAGGTTGGCCATCACGTTCAAAATTTATTGGGCATATCAGAAAAGCTCGATCAGGCCCGTGACCAGGTAAGTGAGAAGGAATATAACCGCTTATCGGTGAAATTAGAATTACAGGCCGATTTTTTTGCCGGACTTTGGGCGCACAATGCCCAAAACCTTAAAGATTTTAAATTAGATGAAGGTGATATAGAAGAAGCATTAACTGCTGCCAATGCCATAGGCGATGATAAATTGCAAAAACAGGCTACAGGCGAAGTTCAACCAGATTCTTTTACACATGGTACCTCTGCACAGCGGATGTATTGGTTTAAAAAAGGCTTCGAAACAGGAGATATTAAACAAGGAGATACCTTTAATTCAAATAATTTATAAAAAATCAAAACTTTTTTAAAAGTGAATTGTTTGTTTACAGTTAATGAGATTTTTGTCTCAAAACCAAACATAATTATCCCGGCTTCTTATTTGTTTTAATAAAGATGATCCTTATAGTTGATGACAGGCCTGAAAACCTGATCTCGTTACAGAAAGTACTCCAGGCACACAATTTTGAGGTTGATACCGCGTCATCTGGCGAAGAAGCGCTGAAAAAAGTTTTAAAAAACAACTATGTCCTGATTATTCTCGATGTACAGATGCCAGATATGGATGGCTTCGAGGTAGCCGAAGCCATTTCGGGTTTTAGCAAGGCAAAAGATACCGCCATTATATTTCTTTCTGCAGTAAATACAGAGTTAAAATTTATTACCAAAGGATACCTGAGCGGTGGATTGGATTACATCACCAAGCCAGTTGATATTAATGTGCTGCTCCTTAAAATAAAAACATTTTATCGCATTTACGAGCAAAATAGAAAGCTTAACGAGGTACAGGAAAAACTGCTCGAAGAAATTGAATTCAGGAAACAGGCAGAACATAAAAAAGACGAATTTATCAGCATTGCCAGTCATGAGTTAAAAACCCCTCTAACCAGTGTAAAAGGTTACATTCAATTGTTGCAGCGCAGCTTAAACAGGGATGATAAAGCCATGGCACAAAACCATCTCGAAAAAGCCAGTATCCAGCTCGAAAAACTGAACGAACTGATTGTTGATCTGCTTGATATCTCGAAAATAGAAAGCGGCAAAATGAAGTTTAACATGAAAAGCTTTTGTGCGGATAATATGGTA
Proteins encoded in this region:
- a CDS encoding HAMP domain-containing sensor histidine kinase, translated to MNPYQKKRRWKFFLLIFAILIGIASVFYTDSFVKKMEREEADQFHLWVRIQERAMFLYDNDDYRDVVETVRKNTKTPVIMIDSAGMITSFFGLDSTKTNYPVADTKLTYDSLYFVRQLRQMKAQHPPDEMNIFGRKFKAYYRDSFILTQLRYFPYIQMGVIFLFLLTAYAAFSSARKDEQDHVWVGLAKETAHQLGTPISSLMAWTELMKSKFDAEDDPLIAEMENDIKRLEIITDRFSKIGSKPILEDHTVYIVVSDFIRYFKVRTSDKVKFSITGDEQVRAMLNVPLFDWVIENLLKNAANAIENEGSISINIIENLAKEQVFIDVSDTGKGIPRSKFDAVFQPGYTTRKRGWGLGLSLTKRIVENYHSGEIFVKDSELGKGTTFRIILKSSLRYEPTTA
- the gltX gene encoding glutamate--tRNA ligase, whose translation is MDKKVRVRFAPSPTGGLHLGGVRTALFNYLFAKKNNGTFVLRIEDTDQNRFVEGAEQYIVNCLDWCGITPDESPNNPGSYGPYRQSERKPSYRKFAEQLISDGYAYYAFDTPEDLDAKRKEIPNFQYGQATRMQMRNSLTLTINEVEELLAAKTPYVIRIKVPTDEIVHFNDLIRGDVSFETSLVDDKVLLKADGMPTYHLAVVVDDKAMEISHAFRGEEWLPSAPVHILLWKYLGWEAEMPAWAHLPLILKPDGHGKLSKRDGDRLGFPVYAMNWTDPKTGDVTRGFKEMGFIPEAFINMLALLGWNDGTDQELFSLKELEEKFSIERISKAGAKFDFEKAKWYNHEWIKAERAGRLAPSVKTELEKAGIEVNDDTFLNTVIDLIKDRCNLMSDFVAQSSYFFTSPAEYDVNSVKPKWTAEKADFFNGFADGLILSDAVSAEAAFKALAEEKGFKPGELMLPFRIMLVGGKFGPGVFDIAVLLGAEETKARITKAITVFNS
- a CDS encoding neutral zinc metallopeptidase yields the protein MQWFGKGSNNVEDGRSGGGGKTILGGGVGIIIVVLGLIFGKDLTGLVGQIPAATGTEEVKQGVPANDPQAQFVAGVLESTEQVWDKEFQTMGKQYEYPKLRLFRDAVQTACGNAGANVGPFYCPGDHKVYIDLSFYDDLKNRFGAAGDFAQAYVIAHEVGHHVQNLLGISEKLDQARDQVSEKEYNRLSVKLELQADFFAGLWAHNAQNLKDFKLDEGDIEEALTAANAIGDDKLQKQATGEVQPDSFTHGTSAQRMYWFKKGFETGDIKQGDTFNSNNL
- a CDS encoding cell wall metabolism sensor histidine kinase WalK — protein: MILIVDDRPENLISLQKVLQAHNFEVDTASSGEEALKKVLKNNYVLIILDVQMPDMDGFEVAEAISGFSKAKDTAIIFLSAVNTELKFITKGYLSGGLDYITKPVDINVLLLKIKTFYRIYEQNRKLNEVQEKLLEEIEFRKQAEHKKDEFISIASHELKTPLTSVKGYIQLLQRSLNRDDKAMAQNHLEKASIQLEKLNELIVDLLDISKIESGKMKFNMKSFCADNMVNNAIEMLQQSNPDFKISKLGKTHEMIFGDEMRLEQVVINFITNAIKYAPGTNQVNVTINIKDEKLYVAVKDFGIGISKEQQHKIFDKFYRVEENSNRFNGLGIGLYICSEIINRHGGTIGVNSVPDEGSEFYFIIPITEEEILKNQI